In Candidatus Hydrogenedentota bacterium, a single window of DNA contains:
- a CDS encoding NADH-quinone oxidoreductase subunit A has translation MDYFVILLLAGLSALFVAGGLITSRLLAPSNPGPVKNSPYECGELPIGHAWVQYNVGYYLFGLLFLAFDVEAAFLYPWAVAFRDVGLAGFIEVVIFLFVLIVGLIYAWRKGVLEWV, from the coding sequence ATGGACTATTTTGTGATCTTATTGTTGGCCGGGCTATCCGCTCTTTTTGTGGCGGGCGGCTTGATCACGTCTCGACTGCTTGCCCCCAGCAATCCCGGGCCTGTCAAGAACTCGCCGTATGAATGCGGGGAACTCCCCATCGGTCACGCGTGGGTTCAGTATAACGTCGGGTACTACTTGTTTGGACTGCTCTTCCTGGCTTTCGATGTGGAAGCGGCATTTCTGTATCCGTGGGCGGTGGCGTTTCGCGATGTGGGTTTGGCCGGGTTCATTGAGGTTGTAATATTCCTCTTTGTTCTCATCGTCGGCTTGATCTATGCCTGGCGCAAGGGCGTACTTGAATGGGTCTAG